Part of the Aggregatilinea lenta genome, ACGCCGAATCGAACGGCACGAACCAGAGCGCGATCCACTGGGACATGGTCAACAGCATGAAGGACGGCGGGCGGATCGTGATCGACGGGGAGCTGTTCTACGACAGCGGCAAGTTCCTGGTCGAGTAGCGAAGAGGTAGCGGTTAGCGGTTAGCTGTCGGTGATTCGCTAAAAGCAAGGCAAAAGCACCTCACCCCCGGTTCCTCTCGAATCAAGTTGGAGACGAGCGGCAGGCAAAGTACGGCGGTTTTGGTAGGAGCGGGTCTGTGACCCGCTCCTTTACATATCCGGTCGGGCACGGAAACGGATAGTGACGTGAGATTATATAATCTCTATAACGCAGCCCGTGTTGAGACCCTCAAAAATCCTGTGAAGCGCATTATCAAATAGGGATAAGCTGGCATATGAGTGAATTTTGGGAAGACGCCTTCCAGGAAAAGAAACTGATGTGGGGGGAAGAACCAACCACCTTAGCGATCGAAGCCTCTGAGATTTTTAAGCAACTAGCCTTTCGGAAGATATTGATTCCCGGATTTGGGTATGGAAGGAATGCGAGGCCGTTCTATGAGAAGGGATTTGAAGTCACCGGGATTGAAATCTCTAGCACAGCCATAAAACTGGCCCATAAACTGTTGGGTCGAGAAATCCAGGTTTTCCATGGATCTGTTGATGACATGCCATTTAACCAGGATGTCTATGATGGAATTTTCTGTCATGCATTGATCCACCTCCTGGCTTCGGGCCAAAGAAAGAAATTGATACTAGACTGCACCCGTCAACTCCGGCACGGCGGCATGATGTTCTTCACAGCAATAACGAAGGATGCAAGTACCTATGGGGTCGGGGAGAAATTAGGTACGGATCGTTATAGAACAAAGGACGGGGTCAACCTCTACTTTTACGACACAGACTCTATCGAGGAAGAATTTGGAGGGTTTGGATTGACTGAGGCGACAAAAATCGACGAGGCCGGTCACGGAAAACCGGCAACAACGTTTTGGAAGATTGTCTGTAAAACGACGGCGACGTGAAATTATCACGCACCTCCCGCAAAGCTTGATCCGCCCCTACGGGGCATCCGGCCTAATCCGGGCAACAAACAGGGCAGGTCACAGACCCGCCCCCCCTACAAAAACTGCCGAGCAGTTGCTTTTCGCTAGCCGCCAACGGTTAACAGCTAAGTAATCTATCGAACGAAACTGGCATTTGGGGCGACGCGCCGTTCACCTCACCCCTTAACCTCCGGCCCCTTTTCCCCTCGCCAATCAGATTGGAGAGGGGCCAGGGGTGAGGTGCTTTTTGCCAGATCCTTTCGCGGATTTACTTAACCGCTGCCCGCCCTACCCCTGCGGCTCCCACTTGAAGAAGCGCACGGCCAGCACACCACACACCAGCAGCCACGCCGACAGGATCAGCACGCTGGTCGTCAGGCTGTAGTAGGACCCGGCGTCGATCATGACCTTGCGCAGCGCATCGGCCAGATAGGTGAGCGGGATCGCGTCCACCACCGGGCGCAGCCAGGACGGCATCATGTCCACCGGGAAGAAGATGCCGGACAGGAACATGAACACGAAGTTCGGAAGCTGCACGATGCCCTGCACGGCTTCTTCGGTCTTGGCGAGGCCCGACAGGAAGTAGCCGAGTGTGATGAACATCGTCGAGCCGAGCGCCGCGATACCGATGATCGCCGGGATGTTTTTGATCTCGACGTGCACGTTGAACGCCAGCGCGCCCACCCCGATGATCAGCGCCAGTTGCACGCCCGCGATCGCCAGCCGGAACAGCACCTGCGAGATCAGCAGCGTCGTGCGCGAGAGCGGCGTCGCGCCCATGCGGCGCAGCACCTGCTTTTCGCGCAGGCTGACCAGCGGCGCAGCGGTGGCGAACAGGCCAAGCTGCATCAGGCTCATGGCGATCACGCCCGGCAGCAGGTAGTCGATGTTGCGCAGGCCGGTGCTGGTGACCGTGCGCTGGTCGAGCGTCACGACCGGCTGCACGCCGGTGATGCCCTGGTTGATGCCGCCGACGACCTTATCTACA contains:
- a CDS encoding ABC transporter permease — its product is MRSLFYLFMASIREFTRDITALFWTFAFPLFFIFIFGVIFSGDNDVSFDLGIVNEAGDAGQMVVNTFKSIDAFDVTTGTLDDELAALKDGDRSAVIVIPADAASALQLANRPEGELPTGGGSETASQVALDVYYDPASANTSQIVLNIVDKVVGGINQGITGVQPVVTLDQRTVTSTGLRNIDYLLPGVIAMSLMQLGLFATAAPLVSLREKQVLRRMGATPLSRTTLLISQVLFRLAIAGVQLALIIGVGALAFNVHVEIKNIPAIIGIAALGSTMFITLGYFLSGLAKTEEAVQGIVQLPNFVFMFLSGIFFPVDMMPSWLRPVVDAIPLTYLADALRKVMIDAGSYYSLTTSVLILSAWLLVCGVLAVRFFKWEPQG
- a CDS encoding class I SAM-dependent methyltransferase, producing MSEFWEDAFQEKKLMWGEEPTTLAIEASEIFKQLAFRKILIPGFGYGRNARPFYEKGFEVTGIEISSTAIKLAHKLLGREIQVFHGSVDDMPFNQDVYDGIFCHALIHLLASGQRKKLILDCTRQLRHGGMMFFTAITKDASTYGVGEKLGTDRYRTKDGVNLYFYDTDSIEEEFGGFGLTEATKIDEAGHGKPATTFWKIVCKTTAT